The bacterium genome segment GATGAACTCTTCGTACCCTTCCACGGAGTTCATCTCCTTGTAGGTCTTAAACTGGAGCGCATCCATCCTTGTCTGGGCTTCCTGGGCAAAGGAGCTTTCGGGATACTGGGCAAGAAATTCCGCATACCCTGAGGCCGTGTCCTGTTCCTTGTAGGGCTCGTATTGAAGGTCCCCCAGTTTTTTGGAAGCCTCCTCCGCGAAAGGGTTGTCAGGATAAAGTGCAAGAAATTCCGTATAACCATCGATGGTGTTTTGCTCCTTGAAAGGCTCATACTGGAGCTCTTCCATTCTTAACTGTGCTTCCTCCACGTTGGGGTTTTCAGGGTAGGTCACCAGAAATTCAGCATAGCCCTCGGGGGTATCCTGCTCTTTGAAAGGCTGATACTGGAGCTGGATCAGAAGCACCTCAGCCTCCGCGACATACGTACTTCCAGGGAATTCTTTCAGAAAGTCCTCCATGGCGGCAGCCGTACCCAAAGCCTTGTACTCATTAAATACAGCCTCCCCAAGAAGCCCCTGAGCCTCTTCAAGATAGGGGTTTTCAGGATATTTGGCGATAAACTCCTCATAAGCCCGGGCCGTACCCTCCTCCTTATAAGGTGTGAACTGAAGATCGTACATCCTGGCGGCAGCTTCCCGGGCAAAAGGGCTCTCGGGATGTTTATCCAGGAACTGGCCGTAGGCTTCGGCCGTGTCCTGTTCCTTGGAAGGTTGATATTCCAGCAGCGACGTCATCTCGTTCATTAATGTTTCTACTTTATCGAGCTCTGCTTTGAGTTTCTTGCGGTCAGCCAGAAGCGCATCATTTTTCTTTTTGATTTCATCCATCTGCTCCTGCTTGGAGACTTTTGAAAGAGCAGAAACCTGCGTCCTCAGATCCGACTTGTTCTTTTTCAATTGATCGTTGAGGTCCGTACTGGCCTTTTGCAGAAGGCTGTAGGCCCCGTTAACGTCACCTGCATCCTGAAGCTGTTTGGCCTCAGCCACTGGATCAGCCGTTACGGTTCCTGGCATACCGAGACCTGCTAACATCATGAACATCAGAGCGCAGACCGAGATCCTTTTACCGAACATGTTAAATTCCTCCGTGTGATATTGCTGTCTACCGGTAAGATGACCTCCTTGAGGACCCTCTAGCCTCACACCTTACCGGACTGATCGTCTTTTTAAAGTGGCTTGTCTTCCACAGGCCGCACTAAATCCAGCTTCCAGAGGTTGACAAGTTTTCCGCTTCCGAGCAGGGTCCCGGTGGCCGCATAACGATTTTCACCCATCCTGTGCAGGACCTCGCACCCGGTCAAACTTCCATCACCGGAAGTATATGTACTGATAAGCCTGTCATCAAAAAACACAACCTTCCCCTTCAGATCGCCCACCGTCTCGTTGGCCTGAAAGAAATCCAGCTGCAACTCATCCTCGGATGGTATCATTTCGTAGGAGGTCTGGAAGGTCAAGGGGTTTGATCGTGATACTATCGACATTTCCCCGATGTTCAATATCTTTCCGTCCTCATGGCTGACCTGGATCCTTCCCTGGATCGGCACACGAGCAAGAGGCTCTCCTGACATCCCGTGACCCGCTACGATCCAGAAGCCGGGCTCGGTAAGGAAAGGATGTTCTCCCTTAAACAGCTTTTTCAAATTAGTCATTATCTCAGGGGCTCGTGTCGCCGTTTATATCGTCCATGGCGGCCATACGATCGTCAATCCCTCCCACCACGACGAGGACAACAATACAAACAACCGCTCCAAAGCCGAGAAGCAAGGATTCAGTCACAGGGATTTTTTTCTGAATCTCCCCTCCATAGTAGATGATAACACCGTAAACCGATATGCCGATAAAAACCGATGCGGCCAGGTGCTGTACGAACTGCAAAAGCCTTCTTTTCATGATTAGCGCTACCGTTACCCTTCCTCGTCCAGGACCGTTACCTCACTTGTTGACAGGGAGTATATGGCCCCCTTGACCAGAAGTTCACCCTTCCGAACAGCGGCGTCAATAACAGGAGAAAGTTCGAGGATCCTGGCCATCGTGTATCGGACAGTGGCAGACACCGCTTCGTGCATAACTTCGGCGACATCTTCTCCCTTCCTAAGGGATGGCTTGACCACAGGCTCGAGCTCCCTGATAATTCCACCAAGCGCTCCCCCCAATTCATCCCCCTTACCTTCCAGGGCAGCCTGAACAGCACCACAATTCTCATGGCCCAGAACAAGGAGAAGGGGAACCTTTAAGTTCAAAACCGCGTATTCCAGGCTGCCTATTACCGATGACCCTGGCACCTTGCCGGCGACCCTTACAACGAATATCTCACCGATCTTCTTATCAAGCACATGTTCTGGTGGAACTCGGGAGTCCGAACAGCTTAGAACAGCTGCGATGGGGCTCTGGAAGTGGAGCATGGCCCCCAGGTCTACATCCACGGGATTGCAGACACCGGTCCTTTCCCCCTGCACAAAACGCTTGTTTCCGCTCAGAATTTTTTCCAGTACTTCTGAACCTTTCATAAGCGCCCTCTCCGGATCATTTCCCCTCTATACTGATAACCTCGCAAAATTTCCCTTGGAGATCTCTTAAGAGCTGGCACAACCCTGGCTTGGCTCCCCAGCCCCGCGAACTGAATCGGTCCCGCGTCGATAGCGTGGCCCCCACCCCAGTTCCGCCGACAGCGCAACTGGTTGATGGACCTTTTGCGTGTCCATTAAAATTCAATCCCGCATTAGAACAGCAAGAACGATTCCTAGTCAAGGGCTGCATCTACTATTGAGAACCTCGCAATGAAATTTCTTCGACCTGTTTTTCGAAGCACGGCTCAATATAGTGGGTCTGCTTGACCATCTAATTACACCTAAAAACATTCACCTAAATAATTTGACTTCATCACAAGGTTAGCATGTTAATTTAACTTAATTTTCTAAAACAATCCCCGCTCCAGAGGTGAAAATGGAAGCGCCTATATCCTTTATTGCCATACTGGCTCCCACACTTTCCCTTGTGGTTTCCATCTCCGCTGACACTGCGCAATACAATATTGATATGACTATTCGCCAGATCGCTCACGATATCGGCCTGAAAGGCAGAGAGCTGGCTGAATTGCTGGACCTGGAAGGCAGTGTGGGATAAATAGTGACTTGCGATTGATGGGCTATTAATTAAGGATTCAGAATTGAGGATTCAGAATCAAGGGCACTGTTGTTGGAGGACAGAGATCCATTGTATATAATCCTCAATGCTCAATTCGGAATGCGGAATTCTCATTATTGTTCCAGCTCCCACAACCCCTTCGTGGTTCCGATCCAAACCTTTCGACTGTCCAGAGTTACGTACAGGGCGCTAGGCTCGCCTCTGATGTCGGTGCCCAGCCCATAGCTCTCGTGCTGAGCCGCCTGCTTTCGGGCAATGTATTCATCAATTTCCACATATCGGCGAATATCGGTCATAGGATCCATATTAATCTCTTTTGATGGGTCTCTATTAGATTTGCTGAGGCTCTGTTTAACCCCTTCCCCGGATCGCTGGGCCACCCAGAGATCGGACCCTCTTTTTTCCAAACCCGATATCATTGCTTTATTGTATCCTACCATTTTCCATCGGTACTCAAAATCGCGGGTATCCCTGGATCCGAACAAGGTTCCGGACCATCCTGTGTAACCCTGGAAGGTGGGCCATGGTTTGCCCTCAACACGGCCCTGGAGCCCCCCCCACAACAGCCCGACATCTGTTCCGGCCCAAATAACATCCCCAACTGCCACGATGTGTTGAAACTTCAGATCCTCCCCGAGTTTGAAAGCGGCCACGGCATTTTCTCTCACGACGGCCAGGCCGGAATTCCGGTTCCCAAAAACGATCCGGTCCGAACCTACGGATATAGCCGATACGGGCGGGCGAAATCGATCTGAATCCCCTCCCTTTCTTCCGAGTTTGAACCCCGGGCCAACGTAGACCTTACCCGCACCTGATCCGGATTTCCCGGTCATGGCAACCAACCAATCCCCATCAGGGCTGTAGACGACCCATTTGCCTTCCCTGTAGGCCGCGACACCCTTCCTGGTGCCAATCCACAGGGTCGAACCGGGAAGCCCATCCTCGCTGCCATCAACGGCGAGGCTCAGCACCCCATCATCGGGAAGTCCCCCATAGCGGCTAATCTTAACCTCCCACGTTCCATCGGAAAATATATGAAGACCCTCACCATCAGACCCAAGATATATCACCCCTTTATCAACAGCCAGACAGGTGACCTGACTCCATTTACGTATCCCGGGCACTTCCTGGCCCACCCAGGGCCCATCGCCATTTTTCACAAACAGGCCGTCGTTATTCACCGCAACAACCACATCACCTTCACCCGCAAGAGCCAGGATAGGACCGTCAAGAACCCTCCCCTTGCTGACAGTGTCGTAGGTAGGGGGCAGGGGTGTCGCGCAACCAGCCAGAAAAGCCACAGACAAGGTTAGCATTACAGCGTGGCCGAAAACCGATCTCAACATTGGAATCTCCAGTCAGTGCGTTTGAGTCTTGCCTTGGAAAAATAGGGTCACGAAAACAAAGCTACCATCAATCCTGATGCAAATCCAGCAGGTGTAAACATCTCAAATCGATTATTCTGGAATTGTACCTTTACAGAGGTGCTGGCTGAAAGGATAATAAAGGTTGTCCTGCCTTTTATTAAACTTGATGATCCAGAGGAGAAGAGCCGGGTGACTTTCCACAGATCAGGCGGCACTAACGACTACAAGAATGGTCGGGACAGCCTCAGCTCTCCCGACCACCGTCTGGGGGCCCTGGCGAGCATTGCGGCCCGCATAGGGGTTTACCAGGACACCCGCCGCCTGGCACGGGAGGCGATGCAGGCAATAGCAGACATTCTGCCCATCAAGGCGGCTTTCTTTCTTCTGTCAGACAGCAACACCAATTCTCTTGTTTTTCATGAAGGATACAACCTTCCTGTGGAGGAGACCCAGCGCCTTCATACCCTTATCAGCTGGGACGATTGCATTGAGGGAGAGGTGGTTCGTGGGGAAAAATCCATCCTCATAGAGGATGTGTCAACCGAGACGCGGGCCATCCACTACCAGGAGGGGTCCATGTCCCTGGGACTTGTCCCCCTTCTGATCCAGGAACGCGCCATCGGCGTTCTGTCGGTCACCACCGCTGCACCTCACAAGCTGGATCAGTCCGACATGGAGTTTCTTCTCACTCTCGGGTCACAGCTCGGGATATACCTCGAAAATGCCCGACTTCTGGAGGAACTTAAGGAGAGCAACAAACAACTCCTCCTGCAGAACCAGGATCTCGAAGAACTTCTCTCAGTCATATCCCACGACCTTCGCAGCCCTCTTGCCACCATCGGGGGATACGCCTCACTGATGATCAAAAAAGGAGAGGAGCTGAAATCTGAAGAGCGCATTGCGTTTGCTGAAACGATCTTCCGGAAGACAAAGGAGACATCCAGGAGGTTCGACGACCTCCTTGCAGTATTTAAAACTGCTATCAGTCAGAAGGATGAGGCCCCTGAGGAATTGGACAGCAGGGTCGCTATCGAAGAGGCGCTCGAGGAGGCCGGTCAGGACCAGAATACCCAGCGGTTCACTATCGAGATCCCTGACCATCTGCCGCGGCTTTTGGGGTATTACACCCATCTCCTGCACCTGTTTACCAACATCTTCTCCAACTCCTTCAAATTCATAGGTGCTCAGGAAGAGCCCCGGATCACAGTGGATTATGAAAAAGTGACAGCAGCGGATGAAATAAACCATCGGTTCCTGGTCACAGATAACGGGATGGGCATTTCGGCTGATTATATCGCCAACATATTCAGACCCTTTACACGGGTCCCTGGCGTGGAAGATATTTCCGGTACCGGGGTCGGGCTGGCTTCGGTGCAGAGGATCGTCCGCAGTCACAAAGGGACCGTGGATATTGTGAGTACGGAAGGAGAAGGTACGACTATAACCTTTGCACTGCCGTGGAAAGAAGTGGAAAAAACCGTGGAGAGTGAAGCGTAGAGCGTAAAGCGAAATAACGCTGAATATTCCCCCTACGCACCACGCTCCACGTTACAGGCCCCTTCCATTGACACCCACCCATACCATTGTTACTCTTTTAATGCAGGAATGAAGATCGCATTAACAGAACTGGAGGTAAGGTATGCCCGAGAAGAAAAAGGCAGAGAAAAAAATGGTTACAGAGGATGTGGAGAATTTTTTCCGTGACATATGGGGCAAGGTGGTGGAATACGCCTCTCTTGGAGCCGAAGAGGCCACCAAGGTCTCTGCCACAGCCAAGACCAGGGTGGATATCGAAACCCTCAAGTTCAAGAGAGGAAAGCTTCTCAAGATGCTGGGCGAACGCTACTGGGACCTGATCGAGAAGGACTCGTCCCTCACTGTGGCAGGCACCGGAGAGCTCCTCCGCCAGATAAAGGGAATCGACAAAGAGGTCAAAGACCTGGAAAAAGAGATGACCAGGAAGACGGAAAAGGCTGAAAAAAAGGCCTCCGCGAAGAAGGCCGCTCCCAAAAAGTCTTCAAAAAAGCCTGCAGCCGCAAAAAAGGCAGCATCTAAGAAAGCTCCTGCTGCAAAAAAACCGGCAGCCAAAAAACCGGCTGCTGCCGAATCTACACCTGAGGAAACCAAGGGAGACGTGTGAGTGTCAGCTAAGAGTGCCAGGGTGCGATTCCACCGGGCTGGTTTTATCTGACAGGTTTTTTTGCCGGGTTGACACCAAAAGCCGGTGGGGGTATATAGAACGTTCGTTTTCTTCATGGGGCTGTAGCTCAGCTGGGAGAGCGCTTGACTGGCAGTCAAGAGGTCCGCGGTTCGATCCCGCGTAGCTCCACCACTCGATGCATAAAAAGAACCCGCTTCAAATGAAGCGGGTTCTTTTTATTTGCTCGTGGCAGGCCGAGTTTGAAAGGCGAAGGGCACCAGTCACGCCCTTGGCGAAATCGAGTTGTCCCGCCTGTTATTGGCTTATAGGAGCGCCTGCCCTGAGCAGAGTCGAGGGGTCCAGGGGCACTCGATCAACCATTTCTCGCCCTTTTGGCACTCCTCTCGCTGTTCATTCAGCATGTCACTTTCACAGACCTTTTACGTATACATCCTGCGCTGTTTTGACCGTTCACTCTATGTCGGTCACACCATCAATTTGAAGAACCGTCTTTACTGGCACCGCTGCGGGTTCACATCCCGATACACGGCGGTACGTTTATCTGTGCGGTTGGTCTATACAGGCCCCTTGAGGCCCCTTGGGGGCCCCTTGGGGTCAGGATAGGAATTTAACAATACCTATCCGTATTATATGGAAATTGACGATTTCCTGCCCTGACCCCAAAATTCCCTGAGCCCAAAATTTCCCAAGCACATAAAGTGGCCATAAAAGCGGACATGTGCAGTGCTTATTAAACATTGTGAATCAGTGTAAATTTATGTTATTAAAGTATTTATTATGGATTCAAAACCGGACAGCAAACCGGCCAAAAAACCGGACAAAACCAACGAAATCGCGGACCGGGGTGAAACTGTAGGCCTGATGGAGCCGCTTGTCATTAGCGAGGACTCCAGACACAGAACAGATCTCACGGATCTGGCGGTTGAGCTCGCATCCAAATCGACCGGATTTCGGCGCAGTTTACCCAAAGGTGTGTATTCGGCGTTGGCAAAGCTGGTCCGCTCAATGAACTGTTATTACAGCAATCTGATCGAAGGCCATGTTACACACCCGGTGGAAATAGAACGCGCAATGAAGGAAGACTACAGTTCAGAGCTTGTAAAACGCAATCTACAGCTTGAAGCAAAGGCTCATATCGCTGTACAAAAATGGATCGATGAAGGCGGTCTTAAAGCTCGCTCATCAAGCAAGGAAGGAATTTGCGAGACCCATCGCCGTTTCTGTGAAGATCTGCCTGAAGAACTCCTCTGGGTCGAAGACCCTGAAAAGAAGGAACGCGTCAAAATCACTCCGGGAGAACTGCGCCACCGAGACGTGAACGTTGGCGGACATATTGCTGTGAGCCCAGGTGCCGTTCCGCGATTTCTGAATCGCTTTGAAAACGCTTACAAAAACCTCGGAAAGACTGACAGCATTTTAGCCGTCCCGGCTGCCCACCACAGGCTTTTGTGGATCCACCCATTTATGGATGGCAACGGGCGCGTTGCACGTCTCATGTCATATGCGAGATTGCTGGAAACGCTGGACACGGGCGGCGTGTGGTCCATCGCGAGAGGATTAGCGCGCAACGTCACCGAGTATAAGAGTATGTTGATCGCCTGCGATTCTGAACGTCGAAACGATCTCGATGGTCGAGGTTACCTTAGCGAGGAAGCTCTGGCAAAGTTTTCACAATTCTTTCTGAAAACGTGCATTGATCAGGTAGCGTTCATGGAAGGGTTGGTGCAGCCGCAAAAATTGCGGGATCGCATATTAATCTGGACAGAGGAAGAAATCAGGATCGATGCGCTGCATCCTAAATCAGGGAAGGTTCTTGAAGCCATTCTATATCGCGGGGAGCTGCCACGAGGCGAAGTTGCAACGCTGCTCGGTGTCAGTGACCGGCAGGCCCGCAGGGTAACTTCTACTCTCCTTGACCGGGAGATCATCGTATCTGGCAGCTCCCGTGCTCCATTGCAGCTGGCCTTCCCTGCCAGACTCGCATCACGTTGGATGCCAGGGTTGTTCCCGGAGCAAACGGAATAATAGAAACAGCCGAACAACTATGGGAAGATCCTTGGGGTCAGGGGTTGAGTTTTGGGTGTCTGGGGTCGGAACTCATTTTCTCAATTTTATCATCGTTGCGTGCTATAAATCTGAGAATGTGCCTGTCCTCTATAGCTTTACGCAAAGGCGGGAGGTACAACCCCAAGGGTGCCATTTTAAAACAGAGAAAAAAGGAAATAGAGCCAGGGCAGGATCAGCAGATCGATAAAACAGGAGAGCCTTATGCGTAACAGAGTTTCCAGCACACTACTACACTTTGACTTGATTTCATTACTGTTGACCTGTAGCATTTCGAGGTGTGCTGGAAAAGCAATGTAAATGAGGAAGGGGAGATCATGCCAGGCAAAAGGATAGCGGCCTTTGTTCTAATGACCTCCCTGTTCATTTTACCTTCCACATCCTCAGCCAAATACACCTACCAGGGCAGTGCTTCTCAGCCCCTTGCCACGATCGATCCTGTTGTCCCTGGGCAAGTCTTCAAAGTCTGGAAACCGGAGGCAATAGAAAAGGGGCGCTGGTCTGCAGGTACCTCAGCCGACTTTCTCCGCAACACTGACAACGGCGATGATGTGGACGTGATCCTCTCCGTGACCGGCGCCTACGGCCTTGGCGACCGGCTGACAGTTGGCGGTACATTTCCCTACATCATTCGTGACCCTGAATTCAACGAGTCTGACCTTCTGGATCTGAAGGCTTTCGCCAGGTACAGGTTTACCGGGAAGAGCTCAAAAACAGGGGTGGGTGCCGAGCTTCTTGCAAGTTTCCCCACAGCAGCCCAGGGGGGCTCTTTCCCGTTGACTCTCGACACGACCCTGCTGAAACTTTCCTTTGCGGTATCGGGCGCCTACCCGGATTGGGACTACGGCCTTAACCTGGGCTATCAGTCCTATCTTGAATCGGAATCCGGTGATGACAGCGACCTGTTTTACGGAGCCTACGCGGGGTGGGAGATATCTTCTGTTATCACAGGTATTCTGGAGTATTCTGCTTCCACGCACACCCATTCCGAAGGCTCTCTGGAAGAAAAAAATACGGATGCAACCGCCCTTGTTGGTGTCAAATACCGGACCAGTGACAGCCTCACTTTGGGGCTCGGCATCGGGAGCGGCCTGGCCGATTCTTTCGCTGACCTCAGGACACAGGTTACTCTGGTGTGGCTCCCAGGCCGGAAAAAAGCCGCCCGGGAAACCACCGTACAAAAGACTACACCAGCTGAAGAGACTCCAGAGAAGGTCTCCATACCGGTACCCCCACGGGTCCTCGGTGGAGATCTCATCGCGGTTGTAAAACCGGGCAAGGGAGATGTCCTGGTGCAGATATCAAACCGCAGCGGTGTCAAAGGGCTTGGAGAAAAGGTAGCCAGGCATCTTGAAAAGGCCGGCTATGTGATACCGGTGGTGGAGGAAGGTACCGGGGATAGCTGGACGGGGTCTTACATCTATTACAGCAAGGGAAACCTCACACCGGCCACAGAGATCAAACTGCTTTTCGCCCGGCCTGGCACCCTGACCCGGACACAATATAAATTGAAAGGGGTGGGTGTACTGCTTGTTCTGGGTGAGGATCTTGCAGGATGGAGTCCGTAGAATAAGTCTTAACCCAGGATCTCAGTTTTAACCCTGCGAAACCCTGTGGAGCAGCCTGGAAATGGCTGCGCTGTGGTAAATTAACTCTAGTCGTTTTTATTTGAACAAGTTGTTTAGCCTGAACTAATATTTCCTCTGCGATTAAAACCCTTGTAAAAATCCACTACTCTCCATCGCCTCAAATACCGCATCAGCAATAAGTCTGTGCCCTTCTTCATTGGGGTGCAGATCGCCTGAAATGATCAGATCGCTCTCAGACCGACCTCCCCTTATCTCCTCAACCCATCGACCGTGAACATCAGCGTATACACACCCCACCTCCTCAGCCACTACCTTCATGGCTTCCCAGTAGGGCAGGACCTGCTTCTCCGCCCAATCTTCGGGGATCGCCTCGCAGGAGAGCATGAGAAGCCTGTGGCAACCGGCGCCCAATAAACGGGATGCCATATTACGAAGGTTGTCTGAGAACTGAACCGGAGATATTCCTGAGAAGGCGTCGTTGACCCCGAAATTAATTGTCACCAGATCGGGCTGGTGCTCGATGACATCCCGTCCCAGGCGGTACAGGCCCCCTTGGCTTGTATCGCCGCTCATGCCGGCATTGATGGTCAACAGGTTCAGATCAGGTCGGATTATTGATATTTGCTCGGTGAGAAAGGAAACAAAGCCCCTGGGAACACCATATCCGTCGGTGATGGAATCCCCAAAAGCTACATAGACCTTGCGTGACATTTATCCGGTCCAGCTGGCCGCTGCGCAAGTGCTACCGAAAACCATTATATAAAGAGCCTCTTTACCTCTTTCGTATCGCTTTCCACAAGGCAGAAGGATGGATCTTCCTTTAGCCCCATGATATCTCCGGGGTTAAGCAGCAGGGTTTCCCCCACCATCTTCTCGGAATATTCGTGAGTGTGGCCGTAAAACACAAAGTCAAAATCTCCGGCCATGGCGTGGGCGCGGGCGTTCTCCGGATAATGGGTCATGGCCACACGGAACTCATCGAAATCCACAATGATGAAACCACCGTACTCCTTAACCTGGGGGCACTCCTGGGGAATAGTACGAGAAACAGCGAGAGGATCACCGTCGTTGTTGCCTTTGACAAGATAGATCCGGCCGGGAAAATCGTACAGAATTTCCAGCATGAAGGACGAGATCAGGTCGCCGGTGTGAAAGAGGGTTTTTGCTCCCTTATCCACCGACAGCTTCACAGCATCTTTGAACGCGTCACGGTTATCGTGACTGTCACCCATAACAGCCAAAAGCATTTTCCCCTCCTTATCTTGTCTGCACTGTCAACTGCGGTTAAAATATGACATAATTGACATCAGAAAACAACTTCTTTTATGAAAGCGATTACAAAGGTGTATTCCGACGAATTTCAGACTTTCCTCAGGGCGGTTCTTCCAGGAATGGGGTATCGGTGGAGGCGTTTTGACAGACGCAACTTTCGACGCCGCGTACGGTTACGCATGGAGTTCCTCCGAATCCGCGAACTGGATAAATACGCCCAGTTTGTCATCAGGGACGAAGCCGAACAAACCATATTGGACTCTTTCCTCAGGCTCACCATCACCCGCTTCTTCCGGAATTCCTGGCTCTGGGAGGAGCTGGGGAAATTGATCCCGAAGGCCGCGGACAGTCTGGAGGAGAACAAGGCCCTGAGGGTCTGGTCCGCCGGGTGCGCGGGAGGGGAGGAACCCTTCTCCATGGCCATGCTCCTGAACGACCTCAGCAGATCTGGGCACCTGGATCATCCGTATTCAATCCTCGGGACAGATACAGACACAGGTTCCCTGAAACGTGCCCGAAATTCGACATACAAGTGGGGATCAATCCGGGAGGTGCCCCGGCACCTCCTGGATTGCTGGTTCCAGGAAAAGGATGGGCTTTGGACCCTGGATGAAGAGGTTCGTAATCTGGTGGAGATCTGTCAGCACGACCTTGTCACCATGGACCCGCCGGGACGATTTCATTTAATACTCCTGAGGAATTCCCTCCTCACCTACAACACCGATGAGGTTCAGCGTAAGGTCCTGGGCCGGATCCATGAGTGCCTGCTGGCGCCAGGGTACCTGATCATTGGAAGGACGGAGACAATGCCGGAGGGAGAGGGTTTTGAGAAAGTGAGTAAATGTATATACCGGAAAGATGGAGGATGAAGGAGGGAGGGTGAAGAAAAACGCAACGGTGTAACATGTGTTCGGTATTGTTCTATTCCTCCTTCTTCCTTCCTCCTTCCTCCTTCTGTTTCTTAAAACGGCCCGTTTTAAGAAACGATATCGTCTGCTCTACAGTCTCGTTATCAAAAAGTATGAGCGTGTGGGTGTTGTGCACCAGGGTGAAATCGGCAGCTCCGGGCAGTTTCGTCTCCTCCACCCGAACGGTCCCGTCATCGTCCCCTTCGAGAAGGGGGTTGTAGCCGCCCTCCGCCCCCCGCCCGCCCGCGATGATCCCGAACTCGCATTTCGGGACAGGCAGGCTCTCAAAAAAAACTTTATTTTCAGTGGGCAGCTCCTGGCCGGCTGGCCCGAAGATCCATCTGTAGATACCCAGATGCTCCAGGCGCTCTGCCATGAATGAGCCCTTGTTCGGTGGAGCGATCATAACGACCCTGCCCAACCCGGGGAGGTCCTTCCCAAGCACCATCCGGATGACCAGGTTTCCCATGCTGTGGCCCACGAAATTGATGCGATGGCCCTCACCCAAAGCGTCCACCTTTTCGCGGATGCCTGCTGCCGCGGCCTCAATGGACACCTCTGTGCTCGGGTAACCGAGGTTGTAGACCTGGTAGCCCGCCTTTTCGAGGCTGTTCTCGAGGTATTTCATGGACAAGGGGATATTGGCGATACCGTGGAGGAGAACCGCCACTTCTTCGGCCATGACAGGCTTCGACAATCCAGTAAGAAAAAGGGGGATCAAAAATACTATTAACCTGACTCTAAGCAGGAAAGTGGATACTCTTCTGGCCGAAGAAGTCAAGTGTAGAGTGCAGGGTGCAGAGTGTAGAGTATAACGCTTTCTATTTTGCACTTGTTACTTTCTACTTTTTCTTCAGCCCCAGATATTCTGCGACATCTTCCACGCTTCCATCCATGGAAACGGGCACATTCTTAAGGGAATCACTGGTTTTGATCTCATATTCCGAGGGGAAGGAGTCCTCGAAGTACATCCTCTGGAATTCGGCGAATTTTAACTGGTGGGAAGTGGAATCCACAACCAGAGTGTTCTCAGGGCCAACGATACCCAGGCCGATGGCTTTCTTCAGACCCGCGATGGACTCTCCGCCCTGGGTGCACACAACATGACCGTGGCGGTTGGCTGTGAGCATCCCCTCCATGATCTCCTGCTCGGTGACCCTGACCATGAAAAACCGGCTCTTGAATCTCTCCTCTACAAGCTTGCGGACCTTGGGAAAAGATACGGGGTCCCCGATCATGGCAGCCTGGGCTACGCTGGGGATA includes the following:
- a CDS encoding Fic family protein is translated as MDSKPDSKPAKKPDKTNEIADRGETVGLMEPLVISEDSRHRTDLTDLAVELASKSTGFRRSLPKGVYSALAKLVRSMNCYYSNLIEGHVTHPVEIERAMKEDYSSELVKRNLQLEAKAHIAVQKWIDEGGLKARSSSKEGICETHRRFCEDLPEELLWVEDPEKKERVKITPGELRHRDVNVGGHIAVSPGAVPRFLNRFENAYKNLGKTDSILAVPAAHHRLLWIHPFMDGNGRVARLMSYARLLETLDTGGVWSIARGLARNVTEYKSMLIACDSERRNDLDGRGYLSEEALAKFSQFFLKTCIDQVAFMEGLVQPQKLRDRILIWTEEEIRIDALHPKSGKVLEAILYRGELPRGEVATLLGVSDRQARRVTSTLLDREIIVSGSSRAPLQLAFPARLASRWMPGLFPEQTE
- a CDS encoding LytR C-terminal domain-containing protein; the protein is MPGKRIAAFVLMTSLFILPSTSSAKYTYQGSASQPLATIDPVVPGQVFKVWKPEAIEKGRWSAGTSADFLRNTDNGDDVDVILSVTGAYGLGDRLTVGGTFPYIIRDPEFNESDLLDLKAFARYRFTGKSSKTGVGAELLASFPTAAQGGSFPLTLDTTLLKLSFAVSGAYPDWDYGLNLGYQSYLESESGDDSDLFYGAYAGWEISSVITGILEYSASTHTHSEGSLEEKNTDATALVGVKYRTSDSLTLGLGIGSGLADSFADLRTQVTLVWLPGRKKAARETTVQKTTPAEETPEKVSIPVPPRVLGGDLIAVVKPGKGDVLVQISNRSGVKGLGEKVARHLEKAGYVIPVVEEGTGDSWTGSYIYYSKGNLTPATEIKLLFARPGTLTRTQYKLKGVGVLLVLGEDLAGWSP
- a CDS encoding GIY-YIG nuclease family protein, producing the protein MSLSQTFYVYILRCFDRSLYVGHTINLKNRLYWHRCGFTSRYTAVRLSVRLVYTGPLRPLGGPLGSG
- a CDS encoding carbonic anhydrase; protein product: MKGSEVLEKILSGNKRFVQGERTGVCNPVDVDLGAMLHFQSPIAAVLSCSDSRVPPEHVLDKKIGEIFVVRVAGKVPGSSVIGSLEYAVLNLKVPLLLVLGHENCGAVQAALEGKGDELGGALGGIIRELEPVVKPSLRKGEDVAEVMHEAVSATVRYTMARILELSPVIDAAVRKGELLVKGAIYSLSTSEVTVLDEEG
- a CDS encoding ATP-binding protein — protein: MTFHRSGGTNDYKNGRDSLSSPDHRLGALASIAARIGVYQDTRRLAREAMQAIADILPIKAAFFLLSDSNTNSLVFHEGYNLPVEETQRLHTLISWDDCIEGEVVRGEKSILIEDVSTETRAIHYQEGSMSLGLVPLLIQERAIGVLSVTTAAPHKLDQSDMEFLLTLGSQLGIYLENARLLEELKESNKQLLLQNQDLEELLSVISHDLRSPLATIGGYASLMIKKGEELKSEERIAFAETIFRKTKETSRRFDDLLAVFKTAISQKDEAPEELDSRVAIEEALEEAGQDQNTQRFTIEIPDHLPRLLGYYTHLLHLFTNIFSNSFKFIGAQEEPRITVDYEKVTAADEINHRFLVTDNGMGISADYIANIFRPFTRVPGVEDISGTGVGLASVQRIVRSHKGTVDIVSTEGEGTTITFALPWKEVEKTVESEA
- the bamD gene encoding outer membrane protein assembly factor BamD, which produces MFGKRISVCALMFMMLAGLGMPGTVTADPVAEAKQLQDAGDVNGAYSLLQKASTDLNDQLKKNKSDLRTQVSALSKVSKQEQMDEIKKKNDALLADRKKLKAELDKVETLMNEMTSLLEYQPSKEQDTAEAYGQFLDKHPESPFAREAAARMYDLQFTPYKEEGTARAYEEFIAKYPENPYLEEAQGLLGEAVFNEYKALGTAAAMEDFLKEFPGSTYVAEAEVLLIQLQYQPFKEQDTPEGYAEFLVTYPENPNVEEAQLRMEELQYEPFKEQNTIDGYTEFLALYPDNPFAEEASKKLGDLQYEPYKEQDTASGYAEFLAQYPESSFAQEAQTRMDALQFKTYKEMNSVEGYEEFISSYPENIHVEEASYLIEDLEYEPFMAAGTQESLEEFIETFPTNRHIEDARKVIEEMKAAAEPEAPAGDNPEEALVPEVDQGTGN